From Mytilus galloprovincialis chromosome 9, xbMytGall1.hap1.1, whole genome shotgun sequence, the proteins below share one genomic window:
- the LOC143046723 gene encoding perlucin-like protein isoform X1: protein MSAFTALLFIALTVVQVGSLPCLSDKSKKIFEKTKKTLDGLEKELEKKEWKTYKDHCYYLGGDVETWFNAEKKCRQIGGYLVKIDDSPENKWLKTQFSKGSHYWLGLTDLHEGNFRWSYDQEKAKFTSWNSGEPGNSRGNEDCAAHSGGHLDTWFDAPCYNTYNWICERNFCS, encoded by the exons ATGTCTGCATTTACTGCGTTGTTATTCATAGCCTTAACGGTAGTCCAAGTGGGTTCTCTGCCATGTCTATCAGACAAATCTAAGAAGATATTTGAGAAAACTAAAAAGACATTGGATGGTCTGGAAAAAGAACTAGAGA AGAAAGAATGGAAAACCTACAAAGATCATTGTTATTATCTTGGAGGAGATGTTGAAACTTGGTTCAACGCAGAG AAAAAATGTCGTCAAATAGGTGGATATCTTGTCAAAATTGACGACTCACCAGAAAATAAATGGTTAAAAACACAGTTTAGTAAGG GATCCCACTACTGGCTTGGTCTGACGGATCTTCACGAGGGAAACTTCAGGTGGTCTTATGATCAAGAAAAGGCTAAATTTACATCATGGAACAGCGGAGAACCAGGCAACTCTCGTGGTAATGAGGATTGTGCAGCGCATTCCGGTGGTCACTTAGATACCTGGTTTGACGCACCATGTTACAACACGTACAACTGGATATGTGAAAGAAACTTCT